CAAAAAGCAAAACAGTTTCTAAATGAAAATATAAAAAGTGAAGAGGAAGCTATAATTGGTGCACAAGATATTATTGCACAAAGATATGCAGATGATATAAAATCAAAAGAGATAGTGAGAAACTTACTTCAAAATCATGCTTCTTTGCAAGTAAAACAGTCAAAAACTTTTGAAGAAGAGGGTGTTTATAAAAACTATAAAGATTTTTCATCAAAAGTAAAGTTTCTACCTTCATATAGATTCTTAGCAATTTCAAGAGCAGTAAATGAAAAGCAATTGACTTTAAAAGTAGAACTTGATGAGCAAAGAATTATTGATAATATAGAAAAATATAAGATACCAAATGGTGCAAATAGTTCAAATGAGTATGTTTTAAAAGCATATATAGATGGATTAAAAAGATTATTATTGCCAAGTTTAAAAAGAGAAGTTTTATCAAACCTAAAAGAAAAAGCAAGTGATGAAGCAATAAATTTATTTGGAAAAAATTTACATCAACTTCTTATCTCACCACCATTAATAAACAAAGTAATTTTAGGTGTTGACCCAGGATATAAAACAGGGTGTAAATTAGCAGTTATTGATGAAAATGCAAACTATTTAGATTCAGATATAATTTATCCTACAAAGCCAAAAGAAGATTATGAAAACTCTTCTAAAATAGTACTTGCATTGGTTAAAAAATATAATATAAATGCAGTTGCAATAGGTAATGGTACAGCTTCAAATGAGACTGCAAGTTTTTTTGCAAAGTTTATTAAAGAGAATAATTTAGATTTGAAATTTGCAGTTGTAAGTGAAATTGGTGCATCAGTTTATTCTGCATCAAAAATTGCAAATATTGAGTATCCTAATTTAGATGTTACAACAAAAGGTGCTATTTCTATTGCAAGTAGATTAAGAGATCCTTTATCGGCATTAGTAAAAATTGATGCAAAATCTTTGGGTGTTGGTCAATATCAACATGATGTAAATCAAACAAAATTAGAAAAAAAATTAAATGAAGTTACAGAAGCTTTAGTAAACCAAGTTGGTGTTGATTTAAACTCTGCTTCATATAAATTATTATCCTTTGTGTCTGGAATCTCAGAAAAACTTGCTTTAAATATAGTAAGCCATAGAGATAGT
This genomic window from Arcobacter sp. CECT 8986 contains:
- a CDS encoding Tex-like N-terminal domain-containing protein — protein: MNQLIEILKQKTNLQTNHINNILKLLEEGCTIPFIARYRKDLTGNATDEVLREFSDIYEYSKKLLERKEEIKQNLEQKEVLDKKIEKQIDEATTLVVLEDIYSVFKTAKSSRTQKAIDNNLEGLANIISCMKYDKKEIKQKAKQFLNENIKSEEEAIIGAQDIIAQRYADDIKSKEIVRNLLQNHASLQVKQSKTFEEEGVYKNYKDFSSKVKFLPSYRFLAISRAVNEKQLTLKVELDEQRIIDNIEKYKIPNGANSSNEYVLKAYIDGLKRLLLPSLKREVLSNLKEKASDEAINLFGKNLHQLLISPPLINKVILGVDPGYKTGCKLAVIDENANYLDSDIIYPTKPKEDYENSSKIVLALVKKYNINAVAIGNGTASNETASFFAKFIKENNLDLKFAVVSEIGASVYSASKIANIEYPNLDVTTKGAISIASRLRDPLSALVKIDAKSLGVGQYQHDVNQTKLEKKLNEVTEALVNQVGVDLNSASYKLLSFVSGISEKLALNIVSHRDSIKVFKTKKQLLYVKGIGNKAYEQAVGFLRIKDGLSVLDNTAIHPENYNLANDLLKQSDLINLDLSFYCDKYNVSMQTVKDIINELSKPGYDIREELPKTVFRDDEITLESLKIGDELSGVVRNLTDFGAFVDVGLKNDGMIHISKMSEKRINHPMEVLAINQYLPRVNVIDIDLKRQKIALSLI